DNA from Dysgonomonadaceae bacterium PH5-43:
GCCTTTGGAAATCCATTCCAATAGTTCCTCCTCAAAGAAATAGAGCTTCTTGCCGTTCTTATAGCAGGGAATCATTCGCTTGCGTACAAGAGCATATACGGTAGGTTTTGCTTTGCCGATAATCCGGCAAGCTTCTTCTATGTCAATCGGAATTCGTTTTTGAGGGACAACAGGCGTTTGCCCCTTTTCAACTAAAGATTTGATCTCAGCCAGCTCGCTGACTAGATGCGCTACTGCCT
Protein-coding regions in this window:
- a CDS encoding excisionase family DNA binding protein (product_source=TIGR01764; cath_funfam=1.20.58.60; cog=COG3311; pfam=PF12728; superfamily=46955; tigrfam=TIGR01764), which codes for MEVNEISFENLPKAVAHLVSELAEIKSLVEKGQTPVVPQKRIPIDIEEACRIIGKAKPTVYALVRKRMIPCYKNGKKLYFFEEELLEWISKGKKKTLQEIESEAEAEYNKRKNIQR